From one Streptomyces sp. R41 genomic stretch:
- the sigJ gene encoding RNA polymerase sigma factor SigJ yields MTNRFEPGHGRPDPALSAIMSERRQLINLAYRLLGSLADAEDVVQETYARWYAMPRRQRDAIASPGGWLTTVASRICLNLLGSARARRERYVGEWIPEPLPERREWTDGVTADPADRITLDESVNMAFLVVLESMTPAERVAFILHDVFRYSFAEVAEIVGRTPAACRQLASSARRRIRASQAPATPTTAQAGIVRDFKRAWEAKDVSALIGLLDPDATVIADGGGLVGAVLRPIAGRERIARAYLDVARIAPDLTLLERTVNGQPGLIAQQHGITVTVFAFRIAGDRITNIWAVRNPEKLRPWTAG; encoded by the coding sequence ATGACCAACCGATTCGAGCCGGGACACGGTCGGCCCGATCCTGCCCTGAGCGCGATCATGAGCGAGCGGCGCCAGTTGATCAATCTGGCGTACCGGCTCCTCGGCTCGCTGGCCGACGCCGAGGACGTCGTGCAGGAGACCTACGCCCGCTGGTACGCCATGCCGCGGCGGCAACGGGATGCCATCGCCTCACCCGGCGGCTGGCTGACGACGGTCGCCAGCCGCATCTGCCTCAATCTGCTCGGCTCCGCCCGAGCGCGGAGGGAGCGCTACGTGGGCGAATGGATCCCCGAGCCGCTTCCCGAACGCCGGGAGTGGACCGACGGGGTTACGGCGGACCCGGCGGACCGGATCACCCTCGACGAGTCGGTCAACATGGCCTTCCTCGTCGTACTCGAATCCATGACGCCGGCCGAACGCGTCGCCTTCATCCTCCACGACGTCTTCCGCTACTCGTTCGCCGAGGTGGCTGAGATCGTCGGCCGTACGCCGGCGGCCTGCCGCCAACTGGCCTCCTCCGCCCGCCGTCGCATCCGCGCGTCGCAGGCTCCGGCAACACCGACGACCGCCCAGGCCGGCATCGTCCGGGACTTCAAGCGGGCATGGGAGGCGAAGGACGTCAGCGCCCTCATCGGCCTCCTCGACCCCGACGCCACTGTGATCGCCGACGGCGGCGGCCTGGTCGGCGCCGTGCTGCGGCCGATCGCGGGTCGCGAACGGATCGCCCGCGCCTATCTCGACGTCGCCCGCATCGCGCCCGACCTGACGCTGCTGGAGCGTACTGTCAACGGCCAGCCCGGCCTGATAGCCCAGCAGCACGGCATCACGGTCACCGTGTTCGCGTTCCGGATCGCCGGTGACCGGATCACAAACATCTGGGCGGTACGCAACCCGGAGAAGCTTCGCCCCTGGACAGCGGGTTGA
- a CDS encoding nuclear transport factor 2 family protein produces the protein MTDFQAIADRVEIEALRGEFTDAAMMRDRARLASLFTPDGVLRMPNIPIELIGREEIRAGGERLQAQWDFFVQNTHPGTIQIDGDTATGRAYMQEIARTRDGRQGLNYAIYHDRYRRTPDGWRFTERVYEVRYLDTTPLAGSAPRAEGAPDDPPARDLRAPRPGTPDAAQEA, from the coding sequence ATGACCGATTTTCAAGCGATCGCCGACCGCGTCGAGATCGAGGCGCTGCGCGGTGAGTTCACCGACGCGGCGATGATGCGCGACCGCGCCCGCCTCGCGTCGCTGTTCACGCCGGACGGCGTGCTGCGGATGCCCAACATCCCCATCGAGTTGATCGGCCGGGAGGAGATCCGTGCCGGGGGCGAGCGGCTGCAGGCGCAGTGGGACTTCTTCGTGCAGAACACACATCCGGGCACGATCCAGATCGACGGCGACACCGCGACCGGCCGCGCCTACATGCAGGAGATCGCGCGTACGCGGGACGGCCGCCAGGGACTCAACTACGCCATCTACCACGACCGCTACCGGCGCACCCCGGACGGCTGGAGGTTCACCGAGCGGGTCTACGAGGTCAGGTACCTCGACACCACCCCGCTGGCGGGCTCGGCGCCGCGCGCGGAGGGTGCGCCTGACGACCCGCCGGCCAGGGACCTCCGCGCCCCGCGACCCGGCACACCCGACGCAGCCCAGGAGGCATGA
- a CDS encoding LUD domain-containing protein: protein MTISASATPFTDPAPAHRLERAATALAAHNFTVEILDDAAAARTRVKELIPENASVFTAASETLRLSGIDDDINTSGRYRAVKPRALAMDRATEADDIRRLVAGPDIVVGSVAALTETGSLVVASASGSQLPAYAGGAGRAIWIVGAQKVVPDLSTALRRLDEHALPLESARAQMAYGQPSAINQLLVLNAESRLGQGIVLLLREAIGF, encoded by the coding sequence ATGACCATCTCGGCCTCGGCGACACCGTTCACGGATCCGGCGCCCGCGCACCGCTTGGAGCGGGCGGCCACCGCGCTGGCGGCACACAACTTCACCGTCGAGATCCTCGATGATGCCGCCGCCGCGCGTACCCGCGTCAAGGAACTGATACCGGAGAACGCCAGCGTGTTCACCGCGGCCAGCGAAACTCTCCGGCTGTCCGGCATCGACGACGACATCAACACCAGCGGCCGGTACCGGGCCGTCAAGCCCCGCGCGCTGGCCATGGACCGGGCCACCGAGGCCGACGACATCCGGCGGCTGGTCGCCGGCCCCGACATCGTCGTGGGTAGCGTCGCCGCGCTCACCGAGACCGGCTCCCTCGTGGTCGCCTCGGCCAGCGGAAGCCAGTTGCCCGCGTACGCCGGCGGCGCCGGGCGCGCCATCTGGATCGTCGGGGCGCAGAAGGTGGTGCCCGACCTGAGCACCGCGCTGCGCCGCCTCGACGAACACGCCCTCCCGCTGGAATCCGCCCGCGCCCAGATGGCGTACGGGCAGCCCAGCGCCATCAACCAACTCCTGGTCCTCAACGCGGAATCCCGTCTCGGCCAGGGCATCGTTCTGCTGCTCCGCGAGGCCATCGGGTTCTGA
- a CDS encoding PP2C family protein-serine/threonine phosphatase — MSCGSLRAGLRPPSPRRGWAWWLPLIAVAIDVLAEVIVRGREPVSFMLIAVPPLAAATRGPRGTALSAVVCLGLEMWMAARRPGHFDEQHHVAVYAATFLIGIASVALAWQRERTRQHLIRANSVAEAMQRTLLRPVPRRLGPVHAAGFYEAGEGGTLVGGDLYDVCETPFGVRAIIGDVRGKGLDAVQTVAAVLGSFRVSAHEWQSLSSLAERLELSIARNSPAGDEGDPELFVTALVLEFAPGGGEVRIVDRGHPSPLVIGPHGARRLVTAPGLPLGLGALAAGGDDTTVHPLRPGEVLVVHTDGVSEARDADGVFYPVLQRLGERFRGEHAPDPEAVVSFVRIDSERWSARSDNDDRAVLALRLDGTAPRQGTGDTGAARRGPHR; from the coding sequence GTGTCCTGCGGAAGCCTTCGTGCCGGGCTGCGGCCCCCGTCCCCGCGCCGGGGGTGGGCGTGGTGGCTGCCGCTGATCGCGGTGGCAATCGACGTGCTCGCCGAAGTGATCGTCAGGGGCCGCGAACCGGTGAGCTTCATGCTCATCGCCGTACCGCCGCTCGCGGCCGCGACGCGCGGCCCGCGGGGCACCGCGCTGTCGGCCGTGGTGTGCCTGGGCCTGGAGATGTGGATGGCCGCCCGTCGCCCCGGCCACTTCGACGAGCAGCACCATGTCGCCGTCTACGCCGCCACGTTCCTCATCGGTATCGCCAGCGTCGCGCTGGCCTGGCAGCGGGAGCGGACCCGGCAGCACCTGATCCGGGCCAACTCGGTCGCGGAAGCCATGCAGCGGACCCTGCTGCGGCCCGTGCCGCGCCGGCTCGGGCCCGTCCATGCCGCCGGGTTCTACGAGGCCGGGGAGGGCGGCACGCTCGTCGGCGGGGATCTGTACGACGTATGCGAGACGCCCTTCGGGGTACGGGCGATCATCGGCGACGTCCGCGGCAAGGGGCTGGACGCGGTCCAGACCGTCGCGGCGGTGCTGGGCAGCTTCAGGGTGTCGGCCCACGAGTGGCAGAGCCTGAGCAGTCTGGCCGAACGGCTGGAGCTCAGTATCGCCCGCAACAGCCCGGCTGGTGACGAGGGCGACCCCGAGCTCTTCGTGACCGCGCTGGTGCTGGAGTTCGCGCCGGGCGGCGGCGAGGTGCGGATCGTCGACCGCGGACACCCCTCGCCGCTGGTGATCGGGCCGCACGGCGCCCGCCGGCTGGTCACGGCGCCCGGGCTGCCACTGGGCCTGGGCGCCCTGGCGGCAGGCGGAGACGACACGACGGTGCATCCGCTGCGGCCTGGGGAGGTGCTCGTCGTGCACACGGACGGAGTGAGCGAGGCGCGCGACGCGGACGGCGTCTTCTACCCGGTCCTGCAGCGGCTCGGCGAACGGTTCCGAGGCGAGCACGCCCCGGACCCGGAGGCAGTCGTGTCGTTCGTGCGGATCGACAGCGAACGCTGGTCGGCGAGGTCCGACAACGACGACCGGGCCGTCCTCGCGCTCCGCCTGGACGGTACGGCGCCGCGACAGGGCACCGGGGACACCGGCGCCGCCCGCCGGGGACCGCATCGCTAG
- a CDS encoding FUSC family protein, with protein MKGGAERAEILHRSARVTLAASAGFYAFLYGLDEPVLALYALFAPIALGLLSSIPGSGRQRAAVMLKALPVGLVLVALGTVLAVQTWAAVLGMLVVGFLLAFAAIAGPRPAGAAPGLQLFYILACFPPYEPQTLGMRLAGLTVGVVLLALCELFLLPQPAGETYRWSLAKAVATAGDTLADRISPSPEVLRAAGARLRLSKIPPAERPAGPGRAMRGLSQAGSGARRLLEQLAHLTETGQLRDLLRDGGRADIRDGCRTDERGGGRTDPASPWLLPQVTSLCDESAAALRAGRAATGPPRMDEAIGAFQEMRVRQAAESAADELALVPVLRRQAALLAVAESVRILEISVRVGLDGRRTPPIEPRELFWYTEASTSRLWLRRIVGNMTLRSVQFHNAVRIALALGAARLVAGSLDLTHGFWVLLAVLTLSRTTVGATWAAIREAVAGNLVGAVAAGALLIGVGQHTDTYAAILAPGMLLAFALGPLLGIAWAQGLFTLVVATAFAQIAPATWRLAEARIVDVVTGSAIGLLCAMLAWPAGARQEVRRTMAGLLRECGPLIKETAAVLTAVPPGSAPPPSTLPTLHRLRLAESAYDQFRSEPATGASAGADWHGLLIAARQILLGAQWLPRFDMPSRALSPDAVERARADARAVAGTTDRLAALCTGERPPPDGTRPEPSWPPTQPLPTLVDFEVWLASLAAQLSRVEAGLPGAGGRAAAEATGGASGGGTARSVTGPGGHGS; from the coding sequence GTGAAGGGCGGGGCCGAGCGAGCCGAGATCCTGCACCGGTCGGCGCGGGTGACACTGGCGGCGTCCGCGGGGTTCTACGCCTTCCTGTACGGGCTCGACGAGCCAGTGCTGGCGCTGTACGCGCTGTTCGCGCCCATCGCTCTCGGGCTGCTGTCCTCGATCCCGGGGTCCGGGCGCCAACGCGCCGCGGTGATGCTGAAGGCGCTGCCGGTGGGCCTGGTGCTGGTGGCACTGGGGACCGTGCTGGCGGTGCAGACCTGGGCGGCGGTGCTCGGGATGCTCGTCGTCGGCTTCCTCCTGGCCTTCGCGGCCATCGCGGGGCCGCGGCCGGCCGGGGCGGCACCGGGACTCCAGCTCTTCTACATCCTGGCCTGCTTCCCGCCCTACGAACCGCAGACCCTCGGGATGCGGCTGGCCGGGCTCACCGTGGGCGTGGTGCTGCTGGCGCTGTGCGAGCTGTTCCTCCTGCCGCAGCCTGCGGGCGAGACGTACCGATGGAGCCTCGCAAAGGCCGTGGCGACCGCCGGCGACACCCTCGCCGACCGCATCAGCCCCTCGCCCGAGGTCCTGCGCGCCGCGGGCGCGCGGCTGCGGCTGTCCAAGATCCCGCCCGCGGAACGCCCCGCGGGCCCGGGCCGTGCGATGCGCGGTCTTTCCCAGGCAGGTTCCGGGGCCCGCCGGCTGCTCGAACAGCTGGCCCATCTGACCGAGACGGGACAACTGCGCGACCTCCTGCGGGACGGCGGCCGGGCCGACATACGGGACGGCTGCCGGACGGACGAAAGGGGTGGCGGCCGTACCGACCCGGCATCCCCGTGGCTGCTGCCGCAGGTGACGTCTCTGTGCGACGAGAGTGCCGCGGCCCTACGGGCGGGCCGGGCGGCCACGGGCCCGCCGCGCATGGACGAGGCGATCGGCGCCTTCCAGGAGATGCGCGTGCGACAGGCGGCGGAGTCGGCCGCCGACGAGCTGGCGTTGGTGCCGGTGCTGCGTCGGCAGGCCGCTCTGCTGGCCGTCGCCGAGTCGGTGCGCATCCTGGAAATCTCCGTACGGGTCGGCCTCGACGGGCGGCGCACCCCGCCGATCGAGCCACGCGAGCTGTTCTGGTACACGGAGGCGTCCACATCCCGGCTGTGGCTGCGCCGGATCGTCGGCAACATGACGCTCCGCTCGGTGCAGTTCCACAACGCGGTCCGGATCGCACTGGCCCTCGGCGCGGCACGGCTGGTCGCCGGTTCACTCGACCTGACCCACGGGTTCTGGGTACTGCTGGCGGTACTGACGCTGAGCAGGACCACCGTAGGGGCGACCTGGGCGGCCATTCGCGAGGCGGTGGCCGGGAATCTCGTGGGTGCCGTCGCGGCGGGCGCCCTGCTCATCGGCGTCGGACAGCACACCGACACCTACGCCGCGATCCTCGCGCCGGGCATGCTGCTCGCCTTCGCGCTCGGGCCGCTGCTCGGCATCGCCTGGGCGCAGGGACTGTTCACGCTCGTGGTGGCCACCGCGTTCGCCCAGATCGCGCCGGCCACCTGGCGGCTGGCCGAGGCGCGGATCGTGGACGTGGTGACCGGCAGCGCCATCGGTCTGCTGTGCGCGATGCTCGCCTGGCCGGCCGGCGCACGCCAGGAGGTGCGCAGGACCATGGCAGGGCTGCTGCGCGAGTGCGGGCCGCTGATCAAGGAGACTGCCGCGGTACTGACGGCCGTGCCACCGGGCTCCGCACCTCCCCCGTCGACCCTGCCCACCCTGCACCGGCTGCGCCTGGCCGAGTCCGCCTACGACCAGTTCCGCAGTGAACCGGCCACCGGCGCCTCCGCCGGCGCCGACTGGCACGGCCTGCTCATCGCGGCCCGCCAGATCCTGCTCGGGGCCCAGTGGCTGCCCCGCTTCGACATGCCCTCGCGTGCCCTGTCTCCGGACGCCGTGGAACGGGCCCGGGCCGATGCCCGGGCGGTGGCCGGAACCACCGATCGGCTCGCGGCCCTGTGCACCGGGGAGCGGCCGCCGCCGGACGGAACGCGGCCAGAACCCTCGTGGCCGCCCACACAGCCGCTGCCGACGCTGGTCGACTTCGAGGTGTGGCTGGCCAGCCTGGCCGCCCAGCTCTCCCGCGTCGAGGCCGGCCTGCCGGGCGCGGGCGGCCGCGCGGCGGCCGAGGCGACGGGCGGTGCGTCGGGCGGTGGCACCGCCCGCTCCGTAACCGGTCCCGGCGGGCACGGAAGCTAG
- a CDS encoding MFS transporter: MRAESSPAARTGAFIAVALALFCIQLDFFALNLAVPGIAEEFGVTASAAQWTLSAYMLAIGCCFIVGGRVGDVFGRRGILLAGTTLFAAGSVGCALAPGLWPLVGARIVQGIGAGFVFPVAVSVITNVFPDTTRARALGAAFGIANVGTALGPFVGGGFTEGPGWRWIFWLLAPLSVLALIVAYVCVPDSRDLSAPRQLDLAGCLALVCALAALTLAVERGSAWGWDHARTLTLLAVAVVAGGLFVLRERTARHPLIDARLFRNIPYVLVTGAGSVTNMGYAVTVFVSTLYLQQVRGLSPLQAGLVFLAPAVLVALSGPLGARLSAHMRPTVVMALAGTIAGTGMVMLSHVTTGWLYVVVFAWCGLGLGLGWTFASVATQQVVAPDRAGEASGVLLTFLVTLGGVALAAAAAAITAMTPEWSPEAAYDAILRAGGAVILAASVVVMAVRHRLVVLGQVPPLGSRPTHGGSPP; encoded by the coding sequence ATGCGCGCTGAGTCTTCGCCGGCCGCGCGGACGGGGGCCTTCATCGCGGTCGCCCTGGCCCTCTTCTGCATCCAGCTCGACTTCTTCGCGCTGAACCTGGCCGTCCCGGGGATCGCCGAGGAGTTCGGTGTCACCGCCTCGGCCGCCCAGTGGACGCTGTCCGCGTACATGCTCGCCATCGGCTGCTGTTTCATCGTGGGCGGCAGAGTGGGCGACGTCTTCGGGCGCAGGGGCATCCTGCTTGCCGGGACGACGCTGTTCGCGGCCGGGTCGGTCGGCTGTGCGCTCGCGCCGGGGCTGTGGCCGCTGGTGGGGGCACGGATCGTGCAGGGCATCGGTGCCGGCTTCGTCTTCCCGGTGGCGGTGTCCGTGATCACCAACGTCTTCCCGGACACGACCCGGGCGCGTGCGCTGGGGGCGGCCTTCGGGATCGCCAACGTGGGCACGGCGCTGGGACCGTTCGTCGGCGGCGGTTTCACCGAAGGGCCCGGCTGGCGCTGGATCTTCTGGCTGCTCGCGCCCTTGAGTGTGCTGGCGCTGATCGTGGCGTACGTGTGCGTTCCCGACTCCCGGGACCTCTCGGCTCCCCGCCAGCTCGATCTCGCCGGCTGTCTGGCCCTGGTGTGCGCCTTGGCGGCGCTCACGCTGGCCGTGGAGCGGGGCAGCGCCTGGGGCTGGGACCATGCCCGCACGCTCACCCTGCTGGCCGTCGCCGTGGTGGCGGGCGGGCTGTTCGTGCTGCGGGAGCGGACGGCCCGGCATCCGCTCATCGATGCCCGGCTCTTCCGCAACATCCCCTATGTCCTGGTGACGGGCGCGGGCTCCGTCACCAACATGGGCTACGCCGTCACCGTCTTCGTCTCGACGCTGTACCTGCAGCAGGTGCGGGGCCTGTCACCGCTTCAGGCGGGCTTGGTGTTCCTGGCGCCCGCGGTGCTCGTGGCCTTGAGCGGGCCGCTCGGCGCCAGGCTGTCCGCGCACATGCGGCCGACGGTGGTGATGGCGCTGGCCGGGACCATCGCCGGTACGGGCATGGTCATGCTCAGTCATGTGACGACCGGGTGGCTGTACGTTGTGGTGTTCGCCTGGTGCGGGCTGGGCCTGGGGCTGGGCTGGACCTTTGCCAGCGTCGCCACACAACAGGTCGTGGCGCCCGACCGGGCCGGCGAGGCGTCGGGCGTCCTGCTGACGTTCTTGGTCACGCTGGGCGGCGTCGCGCTGGCGGCGGCCGCGGCCGCGATCACGGCGATGACGCCGGAATGGTCGCCGGAGGCGGCGTACGACGCGATCCTGCGCGCGGGCGGGGCGGTGATCCTGGCGGCTTCCGTCGTCGTCATGGCCGTACGCCACCGGCTCGTGGTCCTGGGCCAGGTCCCGCCACTCGGCTCGCGCCCGACGCACGGCGGGAGCCCGCCGTGA
- a CDS encoding family 43 glycosylhydrolase: MRQRTAQVIQNPVLAGSHPDPSLVRVGDDFYLATSTFEWHPGVRLHHSRDLAHWRPLGGALDSARLLDLTGCPDSGGVWAPNLTHAGGLFHLVFSNVSTYAGGFTDCPNHLTTAPSIHGPWSDPVPLHARGFDASLFHDGPDSWLLNLVHDWRPGHGGSAGLEATRYDRAARRLVGDPVRLVLPPQAGWIEGPNLYRRADWYYLLTADGGTGYDHQVTVARSRTLTGPYERDPHGPLITARHHPDLPLQKAGHGSLVETGKGQWYLAYLVARPHGHRGPCVLGRETALAPVTWTPDGWPRVPTGLPALEVPALDLPADEPDAPGAEAVEFDGFDRPVLGPQWSTLRRPATPDWLTLTARPSHLRLHGGRSPQSLIGPSLVGRRVTSLDGAFEATIEYRPRSFQHLAGITAHYNTRNWYFLHVTADDEGQAVLRVARCDRGALTVDEADGVPLGETRRLRLGLDLRGPVLRFRYDTGDGWHYIGPALDATVLSDEHAEEFENGQIRALGFTGAFVGMWAWDLAGGGLPADFDETTWHNAL, encoded by the coding sequence ATGCGGCAGCGGACGGCACAGGTCATCCAGAACCCGGTACTGGCCGGTTCGCACCCCGATCCGTCCCTCGTGCGCGTCGGTGACGACTTCTACCTTGCGACCTCGACGTTCGAGTGGCACCCCGGCGTACGGCTGCACCACTCCCGGGACTTGGCGCACTGGCGACCGCTCGGCGGAGCCCTGGACAGCGCGCGCCTGCTGGACCTCACCGGCTGCCCCGACTCGGGCGGGGTCTGGGCACCCAACCTCACGCACGCGGGCGGCCTGTTCCACCTCGTCTTCAGCAACGTCTCGACGTACGCGGGCGGCTTCACCGACTGCCCCAACCACCTCACGACGGCCCCCTCGATCCACGGCCCCTGGTCCGACCCGGTGCCGCTGCACGCGCGGGGCTTCGACGCGTCCCTCTTCCACGACGGTCCCGACAGCTGGTTGCTGAACCTGGTCCACGACTGGCGGCCGGGCCACGGCGGCTCGGCCGGCCTGGAGGCGACCCGCTACGACCGCGCTGCGCGCCGCCTGGTCGGCGACCCGGTGCGGCTCGTGCTGCCTCCGCAGGCCGGCTGGATCGAGGGCCCCAACCTCTACCGCCGTGCCGACTGGTACTACCTGCTGACCGCGGACGGCGGCACGGGCTACGACCACCAGGTCACCGTCGCTCGCTCCCGCACCCTCACCGGCCCTTACGAACGGGACCCGCACGGCCCGCTGATCACCGCCCGCCACCACCCGGACCTGCCTCTGCAGAAGGCCGGACACGGCAGCCTGGTCGAGACCGGGAAGGGCCAGTGGTACCTGGCCTATCTCGTCGCCCGGCCCCACGGCCACCGAGGCCCGTGCGTACTCGGCCGCGAGACCGCGCTGGCACCCGTCACCTGGACTCCCGACGGATGGCCGCGCGTCCCCACCGGCCTGCCCGCCCTGGAAGTACCCGCCCTGGACCTGCCTGCCGACGAACCCGACGCGCCTGGGGCCGAAGCCGTCGAGTTCGACGGCTTCGACCGACCGGTGCTCGGGCCGCAGTGGTCCACGCTGCGGCGCCCCGCGACACCCGACTGGCTCACCCTCACCGCCCGCCCGTCCCACCTCCGGCTACACGGCGGCCGCTCCCCGCAGAGCCTGATCGGCCCCAGCCTGGTCGGCCGCCGGGTGACCTCCCTCGACGGCGCGTTCGAGGCGACGATCGAGTACAGGCCGCGTTCCTTCCAGCATCTGGCCGGGATCACCGCGCACTACAACACGCGCAATTGGTACTTCCTGCACGTCACCGCGGACGACGAAGGGCAGGCGGTTCTCCGTGTGGCACGCTGCGACCGCGGGGCGTTGACCGTGGACGAAGCCGACGGGGTACCCCTCGGCGAGACGCGTCGGCTGCGTCTCGGTCTCGACCTCCGGGGACCCGTCCTGCGCTTCCGCTACGACACCGGAGACGGTTGGCACTACATCGGCCCGGCGCTCGATGCCACGGTGTTGTCCGACGAGCACGCCGAGGAGTTCGAGAACGGGCAGATCCGGGCTCTCGGCTTCACCGGCGCGTTCGTCGGAATGTGGGCCTGGGACCTGGCCGGAGGCGGCCTGCCGGCCGACTTCGACGAGACGACTTGGCACAACGCCCTCTGA
- a CDS encoding calcium-binding protein, translated as MLTSHLRPAMRRYWGRRRRSRAARAVVVAAIGLALVLALPGTAAAAPGDLDTSFSGDGRVLTSFADDDHANDVAVQSDGKIVSVGASADYSVFESDFALARHNADGTLDTSFGGDGTVTTAINNMNPDFQWSEAHAVALQPDGKIVVVGGSWKGYENCCWFTVARYNTNGTLDTSFGGGDGRVFTDFGAPQEAMDVAVQPSDGKIVAVGYGGAGVALARYNDDGTPDQTFGGGDGMVTNDPAPELPEEGGDARALALQPDGKIVVGGEVGTTRFDFVLLRYNANGTLDTSFSGDGIERTDFGDYESVEGLTVQPDGRIVAAGGSSGRFALARYNVNGSLDTTFGNAGRVLTSGGGGAQDVVLQPDGRIVVAGSNGPGGDFAVLRYNTNGSPDGGFGTGGLATTDFGGSDQARGIALQPDGKIVAAGQGGPNSDFALARYLGGTGTPPPPPPSGVDLSVTKAGPTTVSIGDRATYTMTVNNSTTDTANGVVLSDTLAGPAASVVSATPSQGTCTTTATSADCSLGTLAPGAHPTVTIVVEPRATGTLTDTATLSATQTDPNPANNTATRTTTVNNSRGCSIIGTSGNDTLNGTFGNDVICALGGDDNVNASYGNDTVYGGYGNDRLDGGYGNDTLNGGPGNDNLIGNYGTDNLNTVDNISGNDTANGGPNTDTCTTDTGDTRISCP; from the coding sequence ATGCTGACCTCTCATCTGCGACCGGCGATGCGCCGATACTGGGGAAGACGCCGCCGGTCACGGGCGGCCCGGGCCGTGGTCGTGGCGGCCATCGGTCTGGCGCTCGTCCTGGCCCTGCCCGGCACCGCGGCCGCTGCCCCGGGCGACCTGGATACCAGCTTCAGCGGCGACGGCAGGGTGCTCACCAGCTTCGCCGACGACGATCACGCCAACGACGTGGCTGTGCAGTCCGACGGCAAGATCGTCTCTGTCGGCGCTTCCGCCGACTATTCGGTATTTGAGAGCGACTTCGCGCTGGCCCGTCACAACGCCGATGGCACCCTGGACACCAGTTTCGGTGGCGACGGTACCGTGACGACCGCCATCAACAACATGAACCCAGATTTCCAGTGGAGCGAAGCCCACGCCGTGGCGCTGCAGCCCGACGGCAAGATCGTCGTGGTGGGCGGCAGCTGGAAAGGCTACGAGAACTGTTGCTGGTTCACGGTGGCCAGGTACAACACGAATGGCACCCTGGACACCAGTTTCGGGGGCGGCGACGGCCGGGTGTTCACCGACTTCGGCGCCCCGCAAGAGGCCATGGACGTGGCGGTGCAGCCCAGCGACGGCAAGATCGTTGCCGTCGGCTATGGCGGTGCCGGGGTCGCGCTGGCCCGCTACAACGACGACGGCACCCCGGACCAGACTTTCGGCGGCGGCGACGGCATGGTGACCAACGACCCGGCGCCGGAGTTGCCGGAGGAGGGCGGCGATGCGCGCGCCCTGGCGCTGCAGCCCGACGGAAAGATCGTTGTCGGGGGTGAGGTGGGGACGACCCGCTTCGACTTCGTCCTCCTCCGCTACAACGCGAACGGCACCTTGGACACGAGCTTCAGCGGCGACGGCATCGAGCGCACCGATTTCGGTGACTACGAGTCCGTGGAGGGGCTGACGGTCCAGCCCGACGGCAGAATCGTCGCGGCCGGGGGAAGCAGCGGCAGGTTCGCGCTGGCCCGCTACAACGTCAACGGCAGCCTGGACACCACCTTCGGCAACGCCGGCCGGGTCCTCACCTCGGGTGGCGGCGGGGCCCAGGACGTGGTGCTGCAGCCCGACGGGAGGATCGTCGTCGCCGGCAGCAACGGGCCCGGCGGCGACTTCGCGGTCCTGCGGTACAACACCAACGGCAGCCCGGACGGCGGCTTCGGCACCGGCGGCCTGGCGACCACCGACTTCGGCGGCAGCGATCAGGCCCGCGGCATCGCGCTCCAGCCCGACGGCAAGATCGTCGCCGCCGGCCAGGGCGGCCCGAACAGCGACTTCGCCCTGGCCCGCTACCTGGGGGGCACCGGCACCCCGCCGCCCCCGCCGCCCTCCGGCGTGGACCTGTCGGTCACCAAGGCCGGTCCCACCACCGTCAGTATCGGTGACCGCGCCACCTACACCATGACCGTCAACAACAGCACCACCGACACTGCCAACGGCGTCGTCCTCTCCGACACACTCGCCGGACCCGCCGCCTCGGTCGTCTCGGCCACCCCGAGCCAGGGCACCTGCACCACCACCGCCACCAGCGCGGACTGCTCCCTGGGCACCCTCGCCCCCGGCGCCCACCCCACGGTGACAATCGTGGTCGAGCCCCGCGCCACCGGCACCCTCACCGACACGGCCACGCTCAGCGCCACCCAGACCGACCCGAACCCCGCCAACAACACCGCCACACGGACCACCACCGTCAACAACTCCCGCGGCTGCAGCATCATCGGCACCAGCGGCAACGACACCCTCAACGGCACCTTCGGCAACGACGTGATCTGCGCCCTCGGCGGAGACGACAACGTCAACGCGAGCTACGGCAACGACACCGTGTACGGCGGATACGGCAACGACCGCCTCGACGGCGGCTACGGCAACGACACCCTGAACGGCGGCCCCGGCAACGACAACCTGATCGGCAACTACGGCACCGACAACCTCAACACCGTCGACAACATCTCCGGCAACGACACCGCCAACGGCGGCCCCAACACGGACACCTGCACCACGGACACCGGCGACACCCGCATCAGCTGCCCCTGA